Part of the Cyprinus carpio isolate SPL01 chromosome A23, ASM1834038v1, whole genome shotgun sequence genome, AGTTTATTTAGCTGGTTGGCATCTGCAGTTTTAGTGCAGTCTTCAAGTTGCCGAAAGTAGTTCCTTAGTAAAATAAtcaaagctttaaatgattaaaataattgcaaaaacaaGATCTGTTGAAGGGCTGGGTTCACAATTTATTTGGAgaacaaatacatttgttttggtTTAGATGGGTCTAGGTGATTGACAAGAAAACAACACCTCATCTGTTTTTCTAGAGTGAGTCTCTTTTTGGGGATCGCAAGTCAATTTCCTGTCAGCTGAAAGTAAACTCATTAGcattaaaaacatcaaacatacaACTCtgtattaaaatttgtttggaaacagttctacTGTCTCCATTCTCAGTGGCTTTTGCTTTGTTGTTTTCCTTGCTCTCCATATTGTGCACGTAAAATATTTGAGTCAGCGGCCAATATTAGGGCGGAACTGTCGGCCGCCTGTTTATTGCACAACAGCCACatgtgtcaaataaataaaagcgtGAGGTCCCCATTAAGAACGGTGGACAGCACACTTAGTATCCGCTAATTTTGTCCAGTggtatcttaaaaataaaatggacagaGTGTTTTAAGTGTCACAAATAGTCCAGTTGCCTGTGGACATTAGTAGAAGTCGAAACAACTGGAATAGGAGTCACAAGACTGCAATCTGCCAAGTCCTAAAAGCAGGCTAGCAACAAGACAGTTTCACAGAGGTGGGGTAGAACTGGGCATTTTAAAATAGCCATGTAAACACTCTCCCTCTGCCTTTGTAATTTTAACCTAGAATGTCGTTGACGACAGTCTCTTGCATGGAGACCATGAATGCCGGAATAAATCTGACATTATGACACCAGACACCTGGCAGGTCTGACGTCGCAGGGGTAAACACTTAGAGTCACTATAAAGCAGTTGTTTACCTCTGAGCTCCGGACAGGATCGTAGGGCAGGACAGAGGAAACATTTAAGATCAAATGCGCAGGATTTTTACGTCACGCCATTGGAAGCGATCTTTCGCGGTCTTTGCACAGTTACATCCCATTTGAGTACAGGAGCTGTCAAGGGCAAGGCGGTACTGAAACAAGCGCAATCTTGATTTAAGCAACAAACCTGTACTTGAACAGGTAACTCATATTCTACCTTATATTCTGGAGCACCtgtttcaattcatcaaaaactCATGAGAGGAAGTTACTGGAGGAACCAATAATAAGAATTATCCGGTAAGGATTAAGAATGCTTATTAAACTCAATCTTTAAAccttttaaagtattaaattgtTACTACTTACAACTCTTTTTTGTGATCATTTTCTTGGGCTGAAAAagttgaatatataatattaagaatGGTCCCACTTTAAAAGTAAAGTAATACAAAAGTAAATTACTGTACTGACATATGTAAGTACATATACTTGCTCAAGGACTACTAACTAACAATATGTACTTAATATGTACTTATTAATTTATGGAACTTTAAATTCACTAAGATTTACTACTATTGTGATCAGCTACTTTTAAATACAGAGAGTAAGTGTGTATCTATTGTCATTAAAACTTGAATTTATTGTCATTAAAACACATAATTACAGAGGGTATAAATAGCCTTCCATTCTTACATCTTATGGTGGTATGTTCTGGAAATTTCATGAGTTAAACTGGGTGTCATGTTCCTTGACGGAAGAAAATTCCATCCCTAATACCTGCCGTAAATCCAATCTGCGTTACAGAAAAACTTAGTGATGTTACCATGGAAAGGATGTAACTATTCTGAGCTCATCCAAGTGGGTAAAAGGTTCTGCACTTGCTTGGAACTTTGACCTCATCCCTAACCCAAAAGAAGCAGTGTAACCTTGTAGTTAAATATCTAGGGTGGCTGTAGGTGTAGGTTTTGTAAGGGGTGACCAATTACCTTTTACTATTGTGCCTTTGATCAAGAGAGATAGGTTTACTCCAAGGAGACTGTCGATGTtataaaactgactttaaaatcccTAAAGTCCCTTTAAGTAACTTGAGCATGTTAAATGAAGTTGGTGTCTAAAGAACATGCTGACAATTTTGACAATTAAGGGCTGGTTTGAAGGACAGGGAATGGGTCGAAGCTTTAAAGCAGGTGTCCAGAGCAAATAGCTGGGATTGTGTTTCCTTCCATTCGTCTCCTTgaatgaaattatttataaagaCTTCACTTATGTTCACAATCTTAACACCCTTAAACTGTAAAGCAAGCCACGGTAGACcgtagaattttttttacagtcacttAATTTACTTTGAGAAACTACTACTACCAGATACTCTGATTACGTAAGAGTACTCTAAATAATGAATAGCCTATTTCTCACTGATGAATATCTCTTTTGTCTTCATAGAGGTATTGGTGGACTTGCCAATGTGGTCACTTAAGTGACCTTTCAGGAATTGCAGCGTAAGATTCTGAGCACAGGCACACATACACAGAAGAATGGCTGCATTGGAATTGCACTGTGGGCGGGAGCCTGGGAGTTGTGTGTGGGTTGGAGACAGAGCTGACCTGCTTGACAGTTTTGACTCCGAGATGCAGGAATGGGAAGATCAGCTACAGGACATGCAGAGGAAGATTGAAGAGGTGAGACAAATTTTCAACAGAGGTGATGCCAGTCATTGTGACAGAATCCATATCCATCCAACCATCTCCATATctagagagacagagatagagagagatccttatttaaaaatgtaaacaaactacaaaaatataATGCTCTGATAAACCATGCCAAAATTTCCATTGGCACTGCAATACTGCATGGAGTGGTTGATGTTATGATAGTGGGCACGAACTagaattgtgattggctgaaaggaTAATAGTTGCTTCGCCCCACAACACCATGACTGTGACAGATGTTAACAAGCTTATTAAACCCAAAAGGATAGGGGTTACAGGCTACTTACAAACATtcacagtctctctcacacaaaaacacaggaaGTTAATGCATTTCTTCTGAAACAGGTCAAGCAAGCATTTtgttattaatagattaattaatcTTTAAGCATGCAAGCCCTCCCTCTCACTGACccattttaaagaagaaacccaTGCTGTTTACTTATGCAAATGTTGCTTAACTAGTCTATGCAGTACATTATGCTAGTTGTATTCACTGACTTGTGGATTTAAAACATTTGCTTTCATGTAGGTGGGCAAAAAAATCATACTTTATGAATGCCGAGTTTGTCTCTAACATTGTGATTGTATTTCAGTTGTATAATGAGGTCAAAGCACGAAGAGAAGCCAGTGAGAGCAgcacaaacaataaaaacctgGACATTACTTTGCTTAATGTCAACTCTCAATATAGCCACCAGGCCAATGGTTATCACGAACCTCATGGTCACCCCAACAACAGCCTCCCATTTCATCAATGCAGTGAAATAAAAGCAGATCCTTCAGTTATGCAAAGCCTTGGGTTTCACCACCCCAGTGAATACTGTAATGGCTCCAACAATTACATGCTTAATTCCCTGAGCAACGGCAGCCATTACCCTGCCAGTCGTCATGATCTTGAAAGGCAAGATGCCACTGTACACATACTCAATGGATACCTCCAACAGGGCCCGCATTTTAGGAGGAACCCAGGGAATCTTGGAGCTCCAAATAGAGTGAGTACCTCTTTCACTGTTGATAAATATCTTCTCAAATTGGACTCTTATACCTCAAGGATATGGCTTTACACTTTTTTCACCATATTCCTTCATATCTCCCTCTTTTTTCAGAACCCCAAGGTATATCCAGTTAAACACAGTTATCAAGACAGCATGAAGACCAGCCTGGTGACAAACAGGTAAAGCCTTTCCGATCTCAACCTATCAGACTCATTCCTATTGTTGTCCTATTATCATACATGTTTCTTGTTGGTTATAGACCATCGCTTAGTGTTTGCCCAGTTCCCTCTTGTGACTACTTGGTTGATTTATTTTTCCACCTTAGGACTGCCTTATGTGTGGTTCTGGATGAGACTGATGAGGCTGAgaacaaaaagaacaagaaatCAAGTTGGGGTGACTCCCAAGGCCGCCACGTTAGCTGGAAAGACCCGGTTTCATCAAATGACCTTCCCCCTAAAAATTCAGCTACCAAACTGGCAATCAGGCAGAGAGATTCTTCTCCTGTAACCCCTTTTTCAACTTACTATGAGTCATCACAGCAACCTGACAGGAAGTGCCTCTTGCTCGACAGGAAATCTGGCAGCCCATCAGTGTTGCGTAAGTTTGGTGCCATGTTGCAGGAGAATGAGGGAAAAACCTTGATAGAGGATGGTCTTGTAACCATCGTTGTCTCCTCTGAACCTCCGAGGCAAACCAGCACTCCCATTTGCCAGAGCAAGTTTGACGCTAGGCGGGCATCTTCACACGTCCAGAAATGCCTTGCAGACTGTGATGTACTGATAGCAGATCTGGAGCAGAGACAAGAGTCTTGGGCAGCTGGTCCTTCTAGACACCTCCTCAATGGAGACAGAGACAGTGGGAGGGGTGGTTGTGTTCTTGAACAGCATGGCTTGGCCTATAACTTAAGCCAGTCACAGACTCACCTTAATTCGGGGTATCACAAGTTGGCTTCAATGTCTAAAGCCCACAAAGCGAGCTTCCAGAGTAAGGACCTATTCTCTGACTGCCAGATGGTAGAAACAATTCTGGGAGTAGGATCTCAAAACTTCAATAAGGTACACAGAGGACTTGGTGTTGATATGATGAGACTGGGAAATGACAACTTGGAGCAACTTCTGGAAATGATGGAAAGAGAAAACAACAGAAGTCAGAGGGCCACATTCACCCAGCAACTGGACAACAAGCAGGTGAAGAGGGTACAGATATGATCAGAACACACACTAAATTTCAAtgctgtatttatattttgtctgAGTCATGGTGCACATGCTCTTGTACAGTGTGCCTCATTCCTGATTCTGGAAAGCCACTTTCATGAAGAGTATATTTCCAAGTGTGCTCTAACACATTTGGTTTTCAGGTAAAcccaaagaccttgattagttaaCTCAAGCACACTGAATTAAAAGTGGATATAAATTCTACAGGAAAGTGGTTCTCCAGGACCAAGAACatcctggtctcataaaaatatgtACCTCTTGGTTCTTTTCTGCAATACCGTTTTTATGTACCCTACAGCACATTTCGccgcagtttcaaagtgaaatgtccactAAGTGGCGCTAAAACATGGATTCAATATGTGAACCCTGGTACATTTTTATTACGTTGATATAGGTActtattgctgtgtttttattacgttgcttcaggtacgtattgcggcggttcagaattcaaatatccaggGACTGTTGCTAAAAGTTCATGTtctatcgtgttggaaatatgccctacaccaaacccaaccctaaacctacccgatagtgttaacaaatgcaaaactgatataacaatgcatttgttgatgcaaccatgccatttgaacttccttatatgcagatcTGAACTGTTTGTCTAACTGTAGTTACACAGGATTCAAACCAGAGCTACTCACCTCTCAAGTACATCTCCATACTCCGTGAACTACCGAACAAAACTACCatctatgaaaacccatagatatgaagctggatatgtgtgatgctaacattcaaaagcataagttttcaaatctcccagcatattaaaattgttttaaagtcataacataatattcttcaagtaattgtgcgaaAATTGCGCTTCATTAATCGAAAATAAAAGGTGTCgggagttttactgcctctagtgttaatttcttttggaaactgcagtgacaTGTACAGTAATTATTGGAATGTATTTCACGTCTCGCAAAAAAGTGCCCCCAGGTACATTTTTGCCATAAGACCAGGTAGACCAAGAATGAGGAATGTTGCTTTTGATGCTAAGGAGTTGTGGTGATCCTGATCCCATTCTTCAATCTTTCCATTCCGCTACTTTGATTTCGGTTTATGCTTATCTGTCAAATAAAGTCATAACATCTTGATACATAAAATACAAGTAGAATTACCCAAGTATTGATCATTTATGCAGAAAGAcacttacattaaaacattttcctctccAGGTCAACCGTGAGTCATCTCCTGCGCCCAGCAGTAGCCATTTTTCTCGTCCTGCTCGACCAGCCAATCAACGCCGTCCATCCAGATGGGTTAAGCATACTCACCCAAGCAAAATCGCAGACACATCCATCCCAACAAGCCCTGGCCTGAATGCCAAACAATTCTTGAATTCATATTTCCGGCACACAGAAACTGTCATCATGTAATCATGATACAACAAGCTTCAAAGGACACTTTCACCCAATGGCATAAACTAAACTTTGACCTTTTGTAGAACACAatctacttttttgtatatataaccAACACCACCACATCAGCGTATCTTATTGCAGCCTGCTAGAATGGACTATGGTATTTTCCTTAAATGACTTCAAAAGGATAATGCTTTCATTTAACTCTGTGCTGTTTGAAGTGCTTTGGAAAGAAACTCCAGTGGACATTCTCTGACCTGGTGAATTTCTGTGCCTATGAACCCTTCATTGCCTTTTCTCTTCATTTCTTTCtgtcattttcataaaattttctattcttttattgttttttattttccagaGTGCTTTGTGTACAGTGCAGTTCTTGCGGTGCCatcttggacattttttttttaatcatataagcaTGTTTACAACAGGCATAACATGTAGTTAAACACATGGCAACGAGTTATTGAGCCTTATCTATTATGCATAAACTGTAAAGGCTTTTGCAGATGTTTTGATGTTCTGTCATAAATCCATTTCAGTACTGCATTAGTACTTCATAATATTGACATGATAACGGGctcataatgttttttataagcCTTATTTGACTGCACCTGATGTGGCCTGTAACTACTCGTTGTATGGTACATTTTTTGCAGGAACATGTCTGCATTCTCCagccttataaaaaaaaaaaaaaaaaaaaaaaaaaaaaacccaaatgagGTGAATTATTCTTTAAGTTCAACATCTGTGAAAAGTAAATTTTATCTTTTGACAATAATATAATGAAGAAATGCTTTcggaaagtttatttattgttgtgataTGACCCTTACAAAAATGtgatg contains:
- the LOC109083396 gene encoding uncharacterized protein LOC109083396 isoform X1; this translates as MAALELHCGREPGSCVWVGDRADLLDSFDSEMQEWEDQLQDMQRKIEELYNEVKARREASESSTNNKNLDITLLNVNSQYSHQANGYHEPHGHPNNSLPFHQCSEIKADPSVMQSLGFHHPSEYCNGSNNYMLNSLSNGSHYPASRHDLERQDATVHILNGYLQQGPHFRRNPGNLGAPNRNPKVYPVKHSYQDSMKTSLVTNRTALCVVLDETDEAENKKNKKSSWGDSQGRHVSWKDPVSSNDLPPKNSATKLAIRQRDSSPVTPFSTYYESSQQPDRKCLLLDRKSGSPSVLRKFGAMLQENEGKTLIEDGLVTIVVSSEPPRQTSTPICQSKFDARRASSHVQKCLADCDVLIADLEQRQESWAAGPSRHLLNGDRDSGRGGCVLEQHGLAYNLSQSQTHLNSGYHKLASMSKAHKASFQSKDLFSDCQMVETILGVGSQNFNKVHRGLGVDMMRLGNDNLEQLLEMMERENNRSQRATFTQQLDNKQVKRVNRESSPAPSSSHFSRPARPANQRRPSRWVKHTHPSKIADTSIPTSPGLNAKQFLNSYFRHTETVIM
- the LOC109083396 gene encoding uncharacterized protein LOC109083396 isoform X2, whose amino-acid sequence is MAALELHCGREPGSCVWVGDRADLLDSFDSEMQEWEDQLQDMQRKIEELYNEVKARREASESSTNNKNLDITLLNVNSQYSHQANGYHEPHGHPNNSLPFHQCSEIKADPSVMQSLGFHHPSEYCNGSNNYMLNSLSNGSHYPASRHDLERQDATVHILNGYLQQGPHFRRNPGNLGAPNRNPKVYPVKHSYQDSMKTSLVTNRTALCVVLDETDEAENKKNKKSSWGDSQGRHVSWKDPVSSNDLPPKNSATKLAIRQRDSSPVTPFSTYYESSQQPDRKCLLLDRKSGSPSVLRKFGAMLQENEGKTLIEDGLVTIVVSSEPPRQTSTPICQSKFDARRASSHVQKCLADCDVLIADLEQRQESWAAGPSRHLLNGDRDSGRGGCVLEQHGLAYNLSQSQTHLNSGYHKLASMSKAHKASFQSKDLFSDCQMVETILGVGSQNFNKVHRGLGVDMMRLGNDNLEQLLEMMERENNRSQRATFTQQLDNKQVNRESSPAPSSSHFSRPARPANQRRPSRWVKHTHPSKIADTSIPTSPGLNAKQFLNSYFRHTETVIM